Genomic DNA from Corallococcus macrosporus:
CGTCGTGGACTCGGACATCGAGCTCAACGCGGCGGAGACGGACTTCGGTCCCAGCTTCCTGTTCACCACCGTGAACGGCCCGCCGTGCTCGGACACGCAGTCCACCGACTGCGTCGCCACGGACGTGCAGAACACGATGACGCACGAGATTGGCCACGTCATCGGGCTGGACCACGTCTTCTCCACGGGCTCCACCATGGAGGCCACCGCCTCGCAGGGTGAGACGTCCAAGCGGGTCATCGACGCGGGCTCCGCGGCCGGCTTCTGCTCCACCTATCCGCGCGGCCTGCCGCCCACCCAGTGCCGCATCCCGGAGGATCCGGGCGTGAAGCTGGTGGCGGACGGGAAGGGCACCGGCTGCGGCGCTTCCGCCGGAGGGCCGGTGCTGGCCGCCGTGCTGCTCTGGGGGGCGGGGTTGATCCGCGGGGGCAGGCGTTCAGCGGCCCCGCCGGCCGGCCTCCCTGCCGCTGCCGGGGACGGAGCGCGCGGTTAGACTGTGGCCGTGGCCGTCGCCTTCTTCGACCTGGACAGGACGCTGCTCGCCGCCAACTCCGCGTCGCTCTGGGTGCGCCGCGAGCTGGCCCTGGGCCACATCTCCCGCTGGGAGGCCCTGCGCGCCAGCCTGCTGCTGGCGCGCTACCACCTGGGCTTCGTGGCCATGCAGGACGTGCTCCTGCGCGCCACGGCGCTGCTCACCGGCTCCGACGCGAAGGACCTGGAGGCGCGCTCGGCGGACTTCTACGAGGAGGCCGTGCGTGGCCAGTACCGCCCCGGGGCCCTGGCCGCGCTGGAGGCCCACCGCGAGGCGGGGGACCGGCGGGTGCTGCTGACGTCGTCCTCGGGCTACCTGTCCGACCT
This window encodes:
- a CDS encoding myxosortase-dependent metalloprotease, MXAN_2677/MXAN_2678 family, whose translation is MSCRLLLLGVWLCAGAAGAQQDYKRTLVPGRPLCLVWPGRDYVYHLDAAGSTRTPGDTEIAAIEAAFDAWRALSSTCSDFRFIRGEDWKRSIAVGYDEEHPFDNYNVVTFRERNCQDVAPPEDACWAEETCGNVYQCWAHGGATIGLTTSSFSFKDGFVVDSDIELNAAETDFGPSFLFTTVNGPPCSDTQSTDCVATDVQNTMTHEIGHVIGLDHVFSTGSTMEATASQGETSKRVIDAGSAAGFCSTYPRGLPPTQCRIPEDPGVKLVADGKGTGCGASAGGPVLAAVLLWGAGLIRGGRRSAAPPAGLPAAAGDGARG